The Christiangramia forsetii KT0803 DNA segment TTAAGGTCGATTTTGCTGCTTTTTTCCGAAAATGTCCCAGTGATTGAGAAATTTCCTTTTTCAAAAGTTCCTTCTGATTTTTTAGTTTAGCAGAAAGAAAACTCTGCAGGCTTTCGGTCTTATTTTTGTCAAAATAGAGTACAGGGGAAGAAAGCGCAATTTTCTTCGAATTAGATTCAAATCCATTTAATTGACCTTTTAATTGATCTTCAAGTAAAATTACATCTGGAGCTTCCTGCTCTATAAAATTCAAAGCATCTTTTGCCCGGGAAAAGATACCGGTAATATGATAGCCCAGATTATTAAGCTGCAAAGATAATTTTGCCGCCATGGGAATATCATTTTCCACGATTATAATTTTCTTTTGTCGCCCCATTCAATATAATTTACATAAAGATACGGAAACTATTGATAATCAGTTAAATAGTGTGTTTATCTGATTCTTGAACTGTTGGGGGAAGTAGGATAAAAGGAAGGTAAGGTTATATGATATTTCACTACGACAATCCTAATGCTAATTACTGTCAAAGAGGTGACAATATAAATGACGTCTGAATCCATTCCCAGGTCATACAGTGTGACATAAGCCAGAGCTCCGATCAAACAGGCTGTCGCATAGATCTCTTTTCTGAAAATTACCGGGATTTCATTACAAAGAATATCCCTAATTACTCCGCCAAATGTTCCTGTCATAGCTCCGAGAGCTACAGAAATAATAGGATCGAGATCGTTTTGAATTCCAGTTTCCACCCCGGTAATCGTAAATACACCCAGCCCGATGGTATCAAAGAGAAAAAGAGATTTTTTAAGATAATTGATTTTATTTCTAAAGATGATCGCCAGAATTGTAACGACACCAATCAGGTATACGTATACGGTATTTTCCATCCAGGTAACCGGGGTCTCACCGATTAAAATATCTCGAACAGTTCCGCCACCAATCGCCGTAACAAAAGCGATAATAAAGATTCCGAAGAGATCCAATCTTCGGTTCATCGCCGATAAGGCTCCGGAAATAGCGAAGGCAATGGTTCCCAGAACATCCAGTATATTGAACAAACTCAATTCCATACTTGGCAAAGGTAATTTTATCTTTTAAATTTGTTGAAGGTGGAGAATTTTTCTGTCTTAATTTTTTAGGTTTATCAACAAATAGAAGATCTTAATAACAATAAGTGTAAGGTTTGCATCAAACTGCCTACTTTTATACAACGAAAAATAAGTACAATGAGTGATACTATAGAAAGAGTAAAATGCTTAATAATCGGGTCTGGTCCTGCAGGTTATACTGCAGCCATTTATGCGGCCAGAGCAGATATGAAACCGTTAATGTATACCGGGATGGAACCGGGAGGACAGTTGACTACCACTACAGAAGTAGATAATTTTCCTGGATATCCACAAGGAATTGACGGGCCTAAGATGATGATGGAACTTCA contains these protein-coding regions:
- a CDS encoding trimeric intracellular cation channel family protein: MELSLFNILDVLGTIAFAISGALSAMNRRLDLFGIFIIAFVTAIGGGTVRDILIGETPVTWMENTVYVYLIGVVTILAIIFRNKINYLKKSLFLFDTIGLGVFTITGVETGIQNDLDPIISVALGAMTGTFGGVIRDILCNEIPVIFRKEIYATACLIGALAYVTLYDLGMDSDVIYIVTSLTVISIRIVVVKYHITLPSFYPTSPNSSRIR
- a CDS encoding LytR/AlgR family response regulator transcription factor, producing MGRQKKIIIVENDIPMAAKLSLQLNNLGYHITGIFSRAKDALNFIEQEAPDVILLEDQLKGQLNGFESNSKKIALSSPVLYFDKNKTESLQSFLSAKLKNQKELLKKEISQSLGHFRKKAAKSTLKDRIFVRNHDKMIKISLNDIHYIEADRNYCKVYSRNKKYLLVCTLKEVNDKLTNKYFLRIHRSYIVNISHIDEIGSNHVVISSHALPLSKNMRAELFQHLQVI